GCCGGTCAGGTTCTGCTTCGGGCCAGGCCTGCGGCGAGCGGCGggtccgcgtttcttcccctgGTCGTCTCGTTTGTGCGTTTCCCGAGTCGGAAATGTGATTACAGAGCGCTTCCCCTCAGGAGCAGCcacccccacccccccccccccccaggTGGTTTTTTTGGTTGTGTTGTACCTTGCGCGTGTTTGTGCAGGCCGCTGTTGTCGCTGCTCCCTGACCCTTTCTTCACGTACGCAATCACGAACAGCAGCATCGACAGCGTCTGCTTGTttgcgctcttcctctcgctgttgcCGCACTCCCCGTTGGAGCCTTCGACGCCCGCGACGATGCGCAACGCAGTGGAGCAAATGATCAACGTGACGTGCTGCCTCCTCGAAAAGCACAAGAGCACCTCCATCACTCTCTTGAACGTCGTTGTCACTGACGGCGCATGCGTGGTGGCGACGAAATTCGTCActggcggctgcggcgagaGAACCTGCGACCGCGAACGCACGCCCCACTCGCCTGGTTCCAAGGGCGAGGGACGCAGGAGGCccttgtctccgctctctccggcACCGCGGCCGAAAGACAAGTTGCCTGCGGTGTACTCGCAGTGGTACAAGGCGATGCTCGAGGCGACCGAAGAAGGCAGTGACCAGGAAGACTCTCCACAGTTCGAAGAAGATGGATCCCAAGCCGCGAGTCTCTACTTTGCGACCGGCACGCGGTGGCAGCAACAGGGAGCAGACCCCGAGAGTTTCGTCATGACTCACTCGGATAAACGGTGCGCCTTCTACGGCTTGGGGGCGCGAAGGGCGGATGTGTGCGGGCGCGCACTGGAGGGAATTCTCTGTGCCGAATGGAGGTCGCGACTGCCACGACTCGAGTTACACACGACGCGGTGCATTTGCGCGTCCTTCAGCAGGCATCGACGCACGTGGGCCTGCTCGCTCTTCCGatctttttcccctctttaTATGGACACATTCCACAcctgtgcatatatatatatatatatatatatgtatatatgtgtatatatatgtatatatatgtatatatatgtatatatatggatgtataCGCCTAGGCCGCAGGCGCACGGTAAAAAGGGTTCCTCCCGTCGCTGTCAACGTGAGTGTCTGGTTAGCGCGTCCGAAAAGCTCTTCAGGCGCCCCCGTTGCCGCTGCGCGGGAGTCCGTTGGCGCGAAGTTTTTGGGTGACTTTTGCGCGCGGTGCGCTCTCATCTTGGCTGTGCtggcttctcttcgtttgcgTTTTCCCAGGACCGACATTTGCATTGTGACGAGCGAGCCGTTGACGGCGAATCCCGACGACTGGATGGCAGTCCCGCGGAACCACTTGGTCCTCATCACGCCGGCGATCGATCTCATGCTTCACCCGATCACGGTGTCGCTCACGATgccgtctttctttttcacttcgtctccttcccgcagtctctctccgttttcgacAGTGCTCCACCAGACGTCGCCACGCGGCCGTGGCATAACGGTGAACACTGGAACCCCGGCTCTCGGGTCTCGATTTGCGTCTCCGTGGCAAAATCCGCGGGAGGGGCCCGTGGAGAAGCACAATGTGGAGGGCGGGGCGGCAGGCGTCGTGTCCGCGCGCAGCGCGCAGCCCCTGTGCAGGGCGGCTTCGCCCGAGGTCCCGGCGTGCGTGCTGTCGCCCCGCAGGAGGCCTGACGGAGCGAAGACGCTTCCCACGCGCTTCTCGTTATTCACGACGGAAAGCACAGACGCAAGAGTCAGTTTGGTCTCGTCTGTCCCGAGCCCCGCGCAGAGTTTCCCTCACGCCGAGTGCGCCCTCCCCGGGACGCCTGTGTCCCCGGCGGCGCGACCGGGTGAGGAGCTGCGCCAGGCCGCGGGGCACACGGACGCGGGAGGCGTCGCCACCGCGATGAAGGCCCAAACGGACGAGTGTGCggcaagagaggaggcgtTGGAGATCAGAGGcacagacaagagagaagaggcgttgGAGATCAGAGTcacagacaagagaggagaggcgttGGAGATCAGAGTCACAGACAAGAGGCAAGAGGCGTTGGAGACCAAGATCTCggccaagagagaagacggttcgccgcgtttcgccgGAGAGCTGGCGTCCACTGGACACGGGGCTCTCTGGGAATCGCAACGGCCAGGACTAGTGTCGAGTCGAGGACTGGAGGCATTCGCGTGTGGCGTTCCGCTTCGCGTGTGCGAGGTTCCCGAGACCGGCAGAGACGACTGTTTCTCTGattcgtctccgtcggcggcttcgcccCACGCTGCAGGTGCGCCGCAAGGTGCGTGGTCAGGGAGTTTTACTCTGTCTCCAGCGCTGCCTCCccccgccgtcgcgctcttcccaGGGACAGCGCCCTTCTGCCCCAGCGTCgagggcggggaagagaagcccGCATCGCATCGGCTGCTGTCGCCGTTGGCGCCGTCGCGGggtctttctctgccgcccTTTTTCGCGTGTTCGTCACCCCTTGTCTCGCTCTACTCGCCCTCCCCGTCGGCCTTCCCGTCCACCTTCTACCATCTGGTACACACTTTGCGTGTGAGCCGCAGCGCCATTCTGAGCATGACGGCCGTGACTGTCCGGTTCCTCCTCGACACTTCCCGCTGCTCTTGTGCGctgtcgtccttctcgtccctgGCGAGTGGggacgaaagcgaggcgtTTGAGCCTGACGATCTGCTCCTGCGCCCCGGCGCGTCTCTGGGGACACCTGTGGGGCGAGCGCTGAGCTCCGCctcgagacacacgcaggcgCGGTACGTGCAGCAGTCGAAGGGCCTTTACCTGACCTGTCGCTTCCTGATTGCAGGGAGGCAAGACGGCAGCATCACCGTCGTGGAGACGccctctgcctgtctctcgcgacgCCGGTGCTTCCAAGCCCACACCGGCGGCGTGCTCAGTTTAACTGCGTTTGCAGTGACGCCCGGGGGGCGGGCGGATcccgcgagcgaggcgaagagaaccGCGGCAGAGCCCTCCACAGGCGAGGACGCGTGGGGACGCGACGCGCAGGCTCGCGAGAACGGGGCGGGGCTAGCGACGCAAGTggaaggggggaaaggcaGGGAGCAGTCGACACCCGTTTCCGATGAAGAGGCAGGCAGCGGATGCACGTGCTGCCGTCGCCAACTGCCGAAAATTTACCTCGTCAGTGGAAGCAGCGACACGTCCGTCGCGCTGTGGGATATTTCCTCGCTGGTGCTCTCCTCGGCTGCGGCGTCGGCCGCCGCGGCCGTCGCAGCGCCGCCTTTTGCTCTGCCGCAaggtgaagacgagaagactcGCGAGTCggggcgcgaaggcgaagccggTCGGGACATCCGGCGCGAATCCCATCAAATCGAAGACGTCGAGATGGAGCTAGACGCGAACGCCCTGCTCGCCCTCCGCATCCGCCTGAGACCCCACCAGGGAGACGTCCTCTCGGTCTCGGGCTTCCCAGCTGAGGCTCAGTCGAACGAGGAGggggacgaaggagaggaaggctgcggcacgcgagaagaaaggcagtcTCGTCGGGGAAAGGGTGGGCGTcgacgaagcgaggaggcgggtgggaggggcgaggcgagaggctgcgaggtcgcgcctcgaggcgcgAAACGGATCTTTGGAGACAGGCGTCTCCCGCTGGACTCGGGAGCAGGATGCGTGTACACCTACTACCACTGTTCGCGTTGCTGCGATTTGTGGGGACGACGGCCGACGCGCTCGTCCCGGAAGGGCTCAGAAAGCAAGATCCTGCGGTCGGAGGGGGCGTCGGGGCCTCTGTCCTTTTCGCCACCGTCCCTGCTCGCCCCGCCCGAGCTCTCGCCCCTTTCTTCAGGGcggccgtcgccgcctgGGCTTGACGTCTCGCCGATCTTCGCCTCGGCGTTCTCAGCGCCGTCGCTGCTCTTTCTGGGTTTCCAGTCGACAAAGGTCGGGGTGATGTCgattccttctctgctgagGTACATTGCGTATGTGGACGcgttcctcgtgtttctggaCCGGCTCCTGTTGGCGTCTTCCCTGGGCTCGGCGTCCGGTGCGTcctccgccgcgtcttcgaGGTCTTCGTCGGCTGTGGGGCGCGCCACGCCGTCTGCGGAGACTCCCGACGAGGCGGGCCTTCACCACATTCGTCTGCgccacgaagaagaaggcaagaAAATCTTTGCACTCGCGGCCGCACTGCTGAGAGAGGTGGTCCTCGTGGACACAAAGGACCACGTCTGCTAcccgcggaagaagccgaaacgCGGGGCGCGACATCCCGGCCACCCTTGCTGTTTCTCCGGCGGcgtgtttgcatgcaaagCTCCGGATAACCTCGACGTCTTCCCCCTGATCAACGCGTCCCTCCAGGACGAGCTGCAACGCTCCCTCAGACGATATCGGAACCTGTCCCTACTCGAGTCCTTCGCAGAGATGCGGTCGTTCGAGGAGAGTGCTGCtggcgacaggagacaggaagaggtCCACCCCACAGTCGACAAACGGGCAGAGAACGAGCaggccgagggcgaggccagTCATGGGCACCGCGGCGAAGAACCAGTAGGAGAgagtcgcgttttctccaaGGCAGCTGCGTCGCGGAGGCGCTCCGCGTGTCCCCCGGTCGTTCGCGAGACTGCGCCAGGCCTGCTGCTCGCCCGGACCCTCAGCGagacgctgtctccgcagccgtGTACGCTGTTTGCCCTCTCAAAGGCGTCGtgctgcggagacaggtTGGACGAAACCGGGAAGggcgagcgcgagacagaaacgcctAGCGTcccgctgtttcctctgcagGCCCTTGGCTGCTCCCTGCTCAGCAGCCGCGACCTGCGTCTCGAGTGTCGGTTCCTGCCGTTTGCATTGGAAGCCTCGGGGTGCTCGCCGCACTCGCAATGCGGCCGCGACCGGAGCAAGCTGACACGCGCGCACCGCCCTcaagaggacgacgagagagaggtggaggGGTCAGGTCGACGCCATCTCTTCGGCGGGAGCAGCTGGTCTTCGCTTCCAGGCACCCCTGAGCGCGGCAAGCGCTCGCCGTCGACCGCCTGCTTgtcgccgcctgcctcgccgacgTCTGCGGCCTCGAGAGGAGGCTTCTGCCACGCGGGGGCGTTTTCAAGTGTGTCGGCCATCTGCGCGTCGTCGCAGCTGGTGGGGATGGTGGAGCCTCAGAGTCCGGCGCCGGACGGCGGCAGATCGGGGGGGGACCAGGGACTAGGAGACAGGGGTGCCTCCCCGAACGGAGACAAGCACGGAGACAGCTCTCGAGGTCGTGAAGTGAGAGCTGCTGCGCCAGAAGAGCCTTGTGCGTCACCACAGGAAGCGGTCGCATCGTCCCCCGGGCGAGAAGGCTCTCGAAGGCAGGACCGAGAAACCGACCAAAGGCAAGACAGGGaaccgaagagagaaacgggggTGGCGATGGCGTCGTGCATGCGGTCGTCTCCGCCGGAGTCTTCGCCCCTCGCTGCCCTCCCGGGGGCAGCTGACCCGCCGGGGCACGTCGGCTTCGTGGAGTGCGTGGTCGCCTGCGGGCCCTACCTCTGTTcgggcggcggagacgggcgCGTGGTCGTTTGGGCTCCAAAGACGGGGACAGTCCGGGGCGAGCTGCGGGGACACCGCGGCGgcgtcctgtgtctctcgttctACGCGGGGGAAACAGATCCCGGGTATGGCTGTGCGCGGCAGAGCCGCCGCAGGGCGCACCTtccaggcggcgcggcgcaggAGGCCGAAGGCTCCGCGTTTAAGGCGGGGAGTCTCTCGGAGACACTGTCCCCTTTGTCGAG
This sequence is a window from Neospora caninum Liverpool complete genome, chromosome V. Protein-coding genes within it:
- a CDS encoding putative WD domain-containing protein; amino-acid sequence: MCRLTCVITSGQPLLLADILTRPRMGIIHQSFNCKERLPHRTIRQAYHQASLNGDGFGVGWYSSPSSYAPPVAYDDEESCFDSQAYEDCSRETNFPASANSACLNDDRSVERNGKRDRGGEPHPHHSPASLADAEPCVFTSLKPAWADRNLFILAEKIASRLIFAHVRAASTNLSGSCAGAAAKAISAGDHSDNGGLPLWATCSSSVSTELCCHPFRCGRFLFMHNGGIGDFEMIRRPLLSLLPDPFFTYAITNSSIDSVCLFALFLSLLPHSPLEPSTPATMRNAVEQMINVTCCLLEKHKSTSITLLNVVVTDGACVVATKFVTGGCGERTCDRERTPHSPGSKGEGRRRPLSPLSPAPRPKDKLPAVYSQWYKAMLEATEEGSDQEDSPQFEEDGSQAASLYFATGTRWQQQGADPESFVMTHSDKRTDICIVTSEPLTANPDDWMAVPRNHLVLITPAIDLMLHPITVSLTMPSFFFTSSPSRSLSPFSTVLHQTSPRGRGITVNTGTPALGSRFASPWQNPREGPVEKHNVEGGAAGVVSARSAQPLCRAASPEVPACVLSPRRRPDGAKTLPTRFSLFTTESTDARVSLVSSVPSPAQSFPHAECALPGTPVSPAARPGEELRQAAGHTDAGGVATAMKAQTDECAAREEALEIRGTDKREEALEIRVTDKRGEALEIRVTDKRQEALETKISAKREDGSPRFAGELASTGHGALWESQRPGLVSSRGLEAFACGVPLRVCEVPETGRDDCFSDSSPSAASPHAAGAPQGAWSGSFTLSPALPPPAVALFPGTAPFCPSVEGGEEKPASHRLLSPLAPSRGLSLPPFFACSSPLVSLYSPSPSAFPSTFYHLVHTLRVSRSAILSMTAVTVRFLLDTSRCSCALSSFSSLASGDESEAFEPDDLLLRPGASLGTPVGRALSSASRHTQARYVQQSKGLYLTCRFLIAGRQDGSITVVETPSACLSRRRCFQAHTGGVLSLTAFAVTPGGRADPASEAKRTAAEPSTGEDAWGRDAQARENGAGLATQVEGGKGREQSTPVSDEEAGSGCTCCRRQLPKIYLVSGSSDTSVALWDISSLVLSSAAASAAAAVAAPPFALPQGEDEKTRESGREGEAGRDIRRESHQIEDVEMELDANALLALRIRLRPHQGDVLSVSGFPAEAQSNEEGDEGEEGCGTREERQSRRGKGGRRRSEEAGGRGEARGCEVAPRGAKRIFGDRRLPLDSGAGCVYTYYHCSRCCDLWGRRPTRSSRKGSESKILRSEGASGPLSFSPPSLLAPPELSPLSSGRPSPPGLDVSPIFASAFSAPSLLFLGFQSTKVGVMSIPSLLRYIAYVDAFLVFLDRLLLASSLGSASGASSAASSRSSSAVGRATPSAETPDEAGLHHIRLRHEEEGKKIFALAAALLREVVLVDTKDHVCYPRKKPKRGARHPGHPCCFSGGVFACKAPDNLDVFPLINASLQDELQRSLRRYRNLSLLESFAEMRSFEESAAGDRRQEEVHPTVDKRAENEQAEGEASHGHRGEEPVGESRVFSKAAASRRRSACPPVVRETAPGLLLARTLSETLSPQPCTLFALSKASCCGDRLDETGKGERETETPSVPLFPLQALGCSLLSSRDLRLECRFLPFALEASGCSPHSQCGRDRSKLTRAHRPQEDDEREVEGSGRRHLFGGSSWSSLPGTPERGKRSPSTACLSPPASPTSAASRGGFCHAGAFSSVSAICASSQLVGMVEPQSPAPDGGRSGGDQGLGDRGASPNGDKHGDSSRGREVRAAAPEEPCASPQEAVASSPGREGSRRQDRETDQRQDREPKRETGVAMASCMRSSPPESSPLAALPGAADPPGHVGFVECVVACGPYLCSGGGDGRVVVWAPKTGTVRGELRGHRGGVLCLSFYAGETDPGYGCARQSRRRAHLPGGAAQEAEGSAFKAGSLSETLSPLSSEESAPRRVRSARFGPAAGRRSAGVWGHEADVETEGLLFSGSRDKTIRVWRIDDMVCVHALLQHSAEVLSLTSSCAHGLLVSGAANGEIFVWCVETLEVVHALGTACLGNTHRPLLSPSMFSFRQAFGPDGDAPPHAEPKQSPALARSGQGVAVTALLLVGRTAAAEKCFPRRRRLERGFSGSDVEPRLSGAVGGRGESDEGLGAAPRTVSQKAPRRKQALEGAHEPPRKEARCGMRTEESSGDSSGESSGNSSEDDVEMNLLLDGDGTDTVQLWAATGNGLLRVWQVPSLKNRGRHLALLASLTETGQSLQLENPSEGPVDPEETRAPAGTGEPDSEARVGAQKPSRGRESWRRDAEAVEGDDGTGLAGSGRSRRPETPRRQTEAASRRAVRRARGPRSAGASPSPSLLTFAYLQRLASRPTAPFPFGVPFVSAPSVSLSSSSCFMNLLRRFVSLPSVSGSPACVVPGWQAASFLASCFERLLGAEVRLIPTSCASSCSPWAVATLAGGERGARAGAAAGREPREAPANGPFFAPCAPQSGRGDPGETAGLPLVLARLGSDPSKPTVVFYSHYDVVGAEVNGGEARELQALCGASPRETARRKGPEGHEADGDSGTGAAETLSSWRSNPWSVWGEDGYVYGRGVSDNKGPILCTLFAVRAFARHRRRRRHLAVRTEENRDRQEERRRASAQNGVGQATRETDGDTEGTKRESGNGTRERKCRTEKGLPFNFVWVSEGREESGSGGFEDALKKHLNWIVGTKFFVICTNSYWIDDVHPCLVYGMRGVVDARIVVKGGGEQTGHHSGVHGGAVAEPLQELLQAVSSLTDVRTGRVRVPHFYDGVLPLPDDEVSSLMKIPVDAAAYGASVKHAGLRSRDGPTLLRKRWLEPCLSVVNISSSAQCLADGAAAVLPASSLAEWTGKAEPSLHARCDHAHPVARDGSVAPSAGGNFRIIPSAAFCDLCIRLVPSQNPVAVFLALKRYVEALFRDMQSEHQVYVHLVGHGQGWKTNRQSHSAKELFSAAHQAIQESCLVALVGCTFPFSSRPTVFPRGSAEASPLLMVPAVSRVRASFAFTLFPGGFPLFSQIWGVEPLHILEGGSMPVIKVLTDLLIRHSAVLRCASTACAITPSLRSSGSSSFVGADQERHPSELTLEKTSSNPGNEGQKETDGKGEKAANLDDVVAIQIPLGQASDNAHLPNERIRVINLYRGAKVLERTLDLLAQLHRRQSF